In Clupea harengus chromosome 4, Ch_v2.0.2, whole genome shotgun sequence, the genomic stretch TCACAAGTTCTTGGAATGCCAGGAACTGTTTCCAAGAAGTAACGGCCCAAGGCTCTTTATATATTCCAATTTTATTGATAATGACACCTGTAGCCAGGGTGTTTCCATGGTTTGCGTAAACATTTGAAAACcatgtcatttcatttgtgCCAAGCAAACTTAACAGTAAACCGTTTGTTTTGGTTGGCGTGGGTGCTGTTGCATTTCAGTAGGGCTGGAACAGGCATTGCTCACCAAGATGACGTGTTTTGCTTCAAGGTGGCGAATACGATTTGTTTTGGTAAACTGCTGCCATATCTGCTTTCACAGTGGCTGATGGCCTTTATAGATTTATTTGGGTTACACGCATCCATGTTACGACACAAACAGTTTCAAATGGAAACTGGATTGGATTTCAACATCCCTATGATCAAACTACGCGTTTCAGTTTGGTATGCCACAGGGTACCCGAAGTCTACTTTCAGTGGACAAGCACCTAGGGCCCGAGTGTAGGACAAGTGTAGTGGGGAACAGTCAAACACGCCTCAAAGCTTTTCTGAGTAATTTAAATGTCGTCCTGatagacagaaagtgagagcaTGATTTAAACTTCCCCCCTTCAAGTATTCCctaaactccccccccccccccccccccccctcaagtATTAAACAATGAAGGATGCTTTTGGGTAGTCAGACCCAGACTCTGAGGAGGATCCAGCCTTAGCCGGTGGAGGTACAGTTCAGAGGTGAGGTTCATGGCTTAACGTAAAGCCTGCACCGGAACCGCAGATGGCCCGCTGCTTATCGCCAGCCGTTAAGCTGGGACATCtgcaagcctctctctcttgtctctctctctttctttctctctctctctctctcccgtcaaCCATACTGGTTATACCGGCTtattcagacagagagatgagttTATAGTTACGCTAAACTCTATCCTTTATGATCAGGGAGGCTGAAGTGCAACCTGTTACTTAGCAAAGACAAAGTGCATAGTTGTTTTCCTGGATATCCCCAGAAACGCATGCCGAGTCTCACATTTAAGCACTTGTATATATTTTCCAgtaacacatacatactgtacacccacgcacccacacacccacaccgtCATGAAGAACTGCAGACCACAGCAGTTTGTAATCACACGCACTCATGTGTTCTTTCACAGAAACTGAGGGATGCTGGCCTTGAAATCCCCGAGGTGGGCGCCAAACCCGGAGTCAGCGTGCAGGAGGAGAACAAGACCctgaaggaggaggtgaagaagcTGAAGGATGAGCTTGATGGCAACAAGAAAGGTACTGCAGTCTGGACTAGTAAGAGATCCTGGTGCTGGGTCATGGGATTGGTGTCCTTTTCCGAGTTGGGTGTCTCCCTTGTCAGGGATTACTTAATACAACATTATGCATATACATATTCTTGAAAGTGCTGAATGATTTGCATTGTAATGCATACTACATATTCATTTgaatattctttctttctttctgtctgtgtgcgtgtgtgtccagccCTTCAGAAATCTGACAGTGATGTGAAGGCCATGAAGCAGCAAGCAGAGAACCTCACCATTGAGTATGACCGTCTGTTGGAGGAGCATGGAAAGCTGCAGGTAGGTCCACTCAAGGGCTGAGTATTTATTTGATTCGATTCTGATTCACAAGCTAACGAGTCGATTTAATTTGTTTTGGGTTTGGAAGAATCATGATGTAAATTGCTCATGGGCATTCTGTTTCTTTCCCAGGAACATCACATACatcgttacacacacaaacacacacttctctgattACGTGCACACAGTGTTCTACCTGATTTGTTACCCTTTCTCCGAGAACCGTAGCCCATGACAACCCATGGCTTGTTGTTTAATCATTCTTAGACATAGTTCAGCCTCTACCCTTCCACATCCAACTGAGAATGCCCTTTCATGTCAGATGTATTGCTCGGTCAGGTTGATGGCCTTTGATTCAATAGAACTTTACACTAAAGTTTATGGCTTCTTTGAAAAAGCAGTTATAAGTTGCATGACATTCTTCAAGGTCTTCAGCAATGGAGCAGCACTACAGTAGTGCCCCGGTATCTGCGTTCTAAGACCTACCGCAGTAGCGAGTAGTAGAAAGTAGCGTACACCATGTATATAAGTTGTTTTTCGTACAAACATTCCTATGATAAAGTTTAATTTGTAAATTACACACATTAAGACCTCAAAAACAATAACTAATAATAGGATATAACCATTATAACAATATGCCATAATAAAGGTTATGTGAATGTGGCCTCTCTCTCGAATGAATAGGATTGTGACATTTTCGCTTAACCCTCAAAGGAGAGAACTTTTTTGCCCTTCCTTTGAAAAAACGTGTTCTGAGCAGAAGCATGCACTTGTTCACACACTCCAAAAGTAAGACGGCAGGCTAACAAAAGTAAGCTACTTGTGTGCTACTTGGAttatatctttttttgtttttccagctgtaagaaaacaaaacatctaTAAGTTTTAGATAGTTTTGTCCATCACCGTTGTCAGAAACAAGTA encodes the following:
- the bcap31 gene encoding B-cell receptor-associated protein 31 translates to MPSLTFKHLYIFSSNTYILYTHAPTHPHRHEELQTTAVCNHTHSCVLSQKLRDAGLEIPEVGAKPGVSVQEENKTLKEEVKKLKDELDGNKKALQKSDSDVKAMKQQAENLTIEYDRLLEEHGKLQASNDCQDKKSN